In one window of Clupea harengus chromosome 4, Ch_v2.0.2, whole genome shotgun sequence DNA:
- the oard1 gene encoding ADP-ribose glycohydrolase OARD1 has translation MSTGSEGQPCHSDDTSNTCKPTGEWNLQYVKGDLFSCPADESLAHCISEDCRMGAGIAVVFKKTFGGVEDLKAQKKLTGECAVLKRSQRYVYYLITKEKYNHKPTCDSLRMSLLAMKAHCWEKGVTRISMPRIGCGLDRLSWEDVEVMIKEIFHDTNICITVYTL, from the exons ATGTCGACGGGATCAGAGGGACAACCCTGCCACAGCGACGACACATCAAAT ACATGTAAGCCTACGGGAGAATGGAATCTTCAGTACGTGAAGGGAGATCTTTTCTCCTGCCCCGCAGACGAGTCCTTAGCCCACTGCATCAGCGAGGACTGCCGCATGGGAGCTGGCATTGCCGTCGTCTTTAAGAAAACATTTGGAGGGGTAGAGGACCTCAAGGCCCAGA AGAAGCTGACAGGAGAGTGTGCAGTGCTGAAGAGATCTCAGCGTTATGTTTACTACCTG ATTACCAAAGAAAAATACAACCACAAGCCCACCTGTGACAGCCTGAGAATGAGTCTGCTTGCCATGAAAGCCCACTGTTGGGAAAAGGGAGTTACCAGAATATCTATGCCAAG AATTGGCTGTGGGTTGGATCGTCTCAGCTGGGAAGATGTGGAAGTCATGATTAAGGAGATCTTCCatgatacaaatatttgtaTCACTGTATATACTCTCTGA
- the apobec2b gene encoding C->U-editing enzyme APOBEC-2b, translating into MADKKGLGRLTVRKKVESKADKEKEKEKEKGKAPEKKEEKTKTPGKPGKPGKPEKPPEKPKTEEKPKTEEEKLTENGEEGAKKQEGAEAMEEDGELKLEPIELPPWEIIVGERMSPYYFKFQFRNVEYSSGRNKTFLCYLVDVQGKSDSPEGMRGYLEDEHGGLHAEEAFFQQVLPQYDASQRYVVTLYTSSSPCPACAAKMVEILRARETLRLTLFCSRLFLWEEPEVQEGLKALAGAGCKLRMMRPLDFTYTWDTFVENEEQTFAPWEDCQENYEYYDERLANILQ; encoded by the exons ATGGCAGATAAAAAGGGCCTCGGCAGACTGACAGTGAGGAAGAAAGTGGAGAGCAAggcagacaaggagaaggagaaggagaaagaaaaaggaaaggcgccagagaagaaggaagagaaaaccAAGACACCGGGAAAACCGGGAAAACCAGGAAAACCTGAGAAGCCTCCGGAGAAGCCCAAGACAGAGGAGAAGCccaagacagaggaggagaagctaACAGAAAATGGGGAGGAAGGGGCCAAGAAACAGGAAGGGGCAGAAGCCatggaggaagatggagagttAAAGCTGGAGCCTATTGAGCTTCCACCATGGGAGATCATTGTTGG agaaCGGATGAGCCCCTACTACTTCAAGTTCCAGTTCAGGAATGTTGAGTACTCGTCCGGCCGGAATAAAACGTTCCTGTGTTACCTGGTGGACGTCCAGGGCAAGTCAGACTCCCCCGAGGGCATGCGGGGCTACCTGGAGGATGAGCATGGGGGCCTCCACGCCGAGGAGGCCTTCTTCCAGCAGGTGCTGCCCCAGTACGATGCCTCTCAGCGCTACGTGGTCACGTTGTACACGTCGTCCAGCCCCTGCCCCGCCTGTGCCGCCAAGATGGTGGAGATCCTCCGCGCCCGCGAAACCCTCCGCCTCACCCTCTTCTGCTCCCGCCTCTTCCTGTGGGAGGAGCCGGAGGTGCAGGAGGGGCTGAAGGCGCTGGCCGGAGCTGGGTGCAAGCTGCGCATGATGAGGCCACTGGACTTCACCTACACCTGGGACACATTTGTGGAGAACGAGGAGCAGACCTTTGCTCCCTGGGAGGACTGTCAGGAAAACTATGAGTACTACGACGAGAGGCTGGCCAATATCTTGCAGTAA
- the si:dkey-109j17.5 gene encoding zinc finger BED domain-containing protein 4 yields the protein MASNTRVSILDYFNIVFEGENGKIESNCKACGTRIQAKRTVTSNFVTHLKRKHQAMYDEFVKKKDVKREAYSSGTMQNFAANTGGSSRASFQSTGTMAKFDRSDPRQALISEAIAKMIIRDLQAVHIVENEGFRELLQLLEPRYTPEPSHYIQQQLLPAYAYQVQLATKQALTGAESCSVTLDLWRGGAGVGAGTSGYLGVTCHFITTDWQIKSALLACLHLTGHHIPQRVLSEFDEISHAHGIAGKVFRVVADPSPCDTRPPFRLPGFSLHCNGEDEEEEEDYSSDEETRGGEGKDMVAGKDTDNSLGQCLGRCRIDCFARSLGLCVREGLHSSTQISIALTKAACFYNYVIATVAPEKLGQVFGSGVTPAAATQASASPAYRHWNVQLKTVRRMLESVDFLEDIIDRQDLALSAPEKALLRELVEVLEPFEEATDMVQLDKHVSISLALPCVLGLRKHLSETSTRHCTGIVMGLAQALDRRLAGILEDPLYVTATTLDPQFKLSWSSDLDWHKQVLLEEIAKHTQAVSPPEPSPEAQPSPSKRSKLFSFIKQRPTTQAKSVEQELAAYLHEEPTDEEPLHYWKRKSIDFPLLSQVAKKVFTVPATTTSVDRIFSTIGKTLRPERCRLLPKNLETLIYLKANYRILWT from the exons ATGGCGTCAAATACAAGAGTGTCTATTCTCGATTACTTCAATATTGTGTTTGAGGGAGAAAATGGGAAGATCGAGTCCAACTGTAAGGCGTGTGGTACCAGGATTCAAGCGAAACGTACAGTTACATCTAACTTCGTTACACACCTAAAG CGTAAACACCAGGCCATGTATGATGAATTTGTGAAGAAAAAAGATGTGAAAAGAGAAGCCTACTCCTCGGGGACCATGCAAAACTTTGCCGCCAACACAGGTGGGAGTTCTCGAGCCTCCTTTCAAAGCACAGGCACGATGGCCAAATTTGACCGCAGTGACCCTCGACAGGCTCTGATATCCGAAGCCATAGCTAAGATGATCATACGGGACCTGCAGGCGGTGCATATTGTGGAAAATGAGGGCTTCCGGGAGCTTCTTCAGCTGCTAGAGCCGCGATACACCCCCGAACCGAGTCACTACATTCAACAGCAGCTCCTTCCGGCATACGCCTATCAGGTGCAACTGGCAACCAAGCAGGCCCTCACTGGGGCAGAGTCCTGCAGTGTGACCCTCGACCTTTggagaggaggagctggagtcgGAGCTGGGACGAGCGGCTACCTGGGAGTGACCTGTCACTTCATCACCACAGACTGGCAGATAAAGTCAGCGCTCCTGGCCTGTTTGCACCTCACAGGCCACCATATTCCCCAGCGAGTGCTCTCCGAGTTTGACGAAATCTCCCATGCTCACGGCATCGCTGGGAAGGTTTTCAGAGTGGTGGCAGACCCTTCGCCCTGTGACACCCGGCCGCCGTTCCGACTGCCCGGATTCAGCCTCCACTGTAACGgtgaggacgaggaggaagaggaagattaCAGCAGTGATGAAGAGACCAGGGGAGGCGAGGGCAAAGACATGGTGGCAGGCAAGGATACGGACAACTCCCTTGGCCAGTGCTTGGGCCGCTGTCGAATAGACTGCTTTGCCCGCTCCCTTGGCCTGTGCGTGCGGGAGGGGCTCCATTCATCCACGCAGATCTCCATCGCCCTCACCAAAGCCGCCTGCTTTTACAACTATGTCATAGCCACCGTCGCCCCAGAGAAACTCGGGCAGGTATTTGGCTCTGGGGTGACCCCAGCGGCCGCCACACAAGCCTCCGCCAGCCCTGCGTACCGACACTGGAACGTCCAGCTAAAGACCGTGAGGCGCATGCTGGAGTCTGTGGACTTCTTAGAGGACATCATTGACAGGCAGGACCTAGCTCTCAGCGCCCCCGAGAAGGCCCTTCTGCGGGAGTTGGTGGAGGTTCTGGAGCCCTTCGAGGAGGCCACTGACATGGTGCAGTTAGACAAGCATGTGTCCATCAGCCTGGCTCTGCCTTGCGTGCTGGGCCTGCGCAAGCACTTGTCAGAAACCAGCACACGCCACTGCACCGGGATCGTCATGGGCTTGGCTCAGGCGCTTGACCGCAGGCTGGCCGGCATCCTGGAGGACCCTCTCTACGTGACAGCCACCACCCTGGATCCCCAGTTCAAGCTCTCCTGGAGCAGTGACCTTGACTGGCACAAGCAGGTGCTGCTGGAGGAGATAGCCAAACACACCCAGGCAGTCAGCCCCCCCGAGCCCAGCCCAGAGGCCCAGCCCTCCCCATCCAAGCGCAGTAagctcttctccttcatcaagCAGAGGCCCACCACGCAGGCCAAGAGTGTGGAACAAGAGCTGGCCGCCTACCTACATGAGGAACCCACGGATGAGGAGCCCCTGCACTACTGGAAGCGCAAGTCCATTGACTTTCCCCTGCTGTCGCAAGTAGCCAAAAAAGTGTTCACCGTGCCTGCAACCACCACGTCCGTGGACAGGATATTCAGCACCATCGGCAAGACCCTTAGACCAGAGCGATGTAGGCTGCTACCAAAGAATTTGGAGACTCTTATTTATTTGAAGGCCAACTACAGGATACTTTGGACATAA
- the guca1b gene encoding guanylyl cyclase-activating protein 2, which yields MGQRLSEDWEDKEIDVAELQEWYKKFTVECPSGTLFMHEFKGFFGVTENKAAADYIENMFRAFDKNGDNTIDFLEYVAALNLVLRGKLEHKLKWTFKMYDKDGSGCIDKTEMKEIVEAIYRMKKACHGELDDECNLLTPDQVVDRIFELVDENGDGELSLDEFVDGAKRDKWVMKMLQMDVNPGDWCNAKRGDTEA from the exons ATGGGTCAGCGTCTGAGCGAGGACTGGGAGGACAAAGAGATCGATGTGGCCGAGCTGCAGGAGTGGTACAAGAAGTTTACCGTGGAGTGCCCCAGTGGCACACTCTTCATGCACGAGTTCAAGGGCTTCTTTGGAGTGACAGAAAACAAGGCTGCTGCGGACTACATAGAAAACATGTTCCGAGCCTTCGATAAGAATGGG GATAATACAATTGATTTTCTGGAGTACGTGGCAGCCTTGAACTTGGTGCTGCGGGGGAAACTGGAGCACAAGTTAAAATGGACGTTTAAAATGTATGACAAGGACGGCAGTGGCTGCATCGACAAAACAGAGATGAAGGAGATTGTGGAG GCCATCTACCGCATGAAGAAAGCATGTCACGGCGAGCTGGATGATGAGTGCAACCTACTCACCCCAGATCAGGTGGTGGACCGAATATTTGAACTGGTGGATGAGAATGGAGACG GGGAGCTCTCGCTGGATGAGTTTGTGGACGGCGCCAAGCGAGATAAGTGGGTCATGAAGATGCTGCAAATGGATGTCAACCCAGGGGATTGGTGCAACGCTAAACGTGGCGACACCGAAGCCTGA
- the ccdc115 gene encoding coiled-coil domain-containing protein 115 has product MGLDVEDASLSLDHKLLHLMDQLEDLEEKREKLNSLIEEGWFSISKARYSMGNKQVSALQYASEMAPLVRVHTKVVASGEAEFQTQREEFQIAGGDDGGVTVEDIGPKEEGTTPSEGLRRRGHKKLSELEEEVSSGQQKETSHKAKAGRTDHQDPLKWFGILVPQNLKQAQSAFKQVIEHAAEIAALQSAILATRVELQRMKEKHKSSTAGVTEE; this is encoded by the exons ATGGGATTGGATGTGGAAGATGCTTCTCTCAGTTTGGACCACAAACTGCTCCACCTCATGGACCAGTTGGAGGAtttggaggagaaaagagagaaactcaACTCCCTCATCGAAGAG GGTTGGTTCTCTATCTCTAAAGCTCGGTACTCCATGGGGAACAAACAAGTTTCAGCACTCCAGTATGCCAGTGAGATGGCTCCTCTTGTTCGCGTTCATACCAA aGTGGTTGCCTCAGGAGAAGCTGAGTTTCAGACACAAAGGGAAGAATTTCAGATTGCAGGTGGAGACGATGGTGGTGTCACAGTGGAAGACATAGGTCCGAAAGAGGAAGGCACTACACCCAGCGAAG GACTCAGAAGAAGAGGGCACAAGAAACTAAGTGAACTTGAGGAAGAAGTGTCCAGTGGACAGCAGAAAGAGACATCACACAAAGCCAAAGCAGGCCGCACTGACCACCAAGATCCTCTGAAATGGTTTGGTATCCTCGTTCCACAAAACCTGAAGCAAGCGCAGTCTGCCTTCAAGCAAG TGATTGAACATGCAGCAGAGATTGCAGCCCTTCAGAGTGCAATTCTAGCCACCAGGGTTGAGCTTCAGAGGATGAAGGAAAAACACAAGAGCTCCACAGCTGGAGTAACTGAAGAATGA